CGCAGACGGGCGTCGTCGTCGACGATGAGGATCTTCTCGCCTTCGGCGGCAAGGGCAGCGGACTGGGTCATGGCGTCTCCTTGGACAGCCGTACTAAGGACGGCAAGTGGCGGCATTATCGCTCAGGCGCATGGGCAGGCGCTTCAGCCATTGTTAGCAGATTTTTCCCCGAACGGTTCCCAGCGCGGGCGGGTGCGGTGTTTATAATGCGCCGCTTTCGTATCTGGCCGGCATCTTTGCGGCCGCCCTGTCGCTTCAGTGGGTAGTTTTCATATGGACAGCATCAACAATCGCATCGCCAACGAGCTGGGCGTGCGCCCGCAACAGGTCGCCGCCGCCGTGGCCCTGCTCGACGAAGGCTCTACCGTGCCTTTCATCGCCCGTTACCGTAAGGAAGTGACCGGTAGCCTCGACGATACCCAGCTGCGCCATCTGGAAGAGCGCCTGCGTTACCTGCGCGAACTGGACGAGCGCCGCGTGGCGATCCTCGCCAGCATCGAGGAACAGGGCAAGCTGACCCCGGAACTCAAGCGCGAGATCGACCTGGCCGACACCAAGACCCGCCTCGAAGACCTGTACCTGCCGTACAAGCAGAAGCGCCGCACCAAGGGCCAGATCGCTCTGGAAGCCGGTCTCGGCGAACTGGCCGACGCACTGTTCAACGACCCGAGCCTGACACCCGAGCAGGAAGCCGAGCGTTTCATCGACGCCGAGAAAGGCTTCGCCGATGTGAAAGCCGTGCTCGAAGGCGCCAAGTACATTCTTATGGAACGCTTCGCCGAAGACGCCGCGCTGCTCGACAAGCTGCGCAGCTTCCTCAAGGACAACGCCACCCTCAGCGCCCGTGTGGTGCCGGGCAAGGAAAACGAAGGGGCCAAGTTCAGCGACTACTTCGAGCACGACGAGCTGCTCAAGGGCGTGCCGTCGCACCGCGCACTGGCGATCTTCCGCGGGCGTAACGAAGGCATTCTCAGCGCCAGCCTGAAGGTCGGCGAAGAGCTGCCGGGCACCCTGCACCCGTGCGAGCTGATGATCGGCGAGCGCTTCGGCCTCGCGAACCAGGGCCGCGCCGCCGACAAGTGGCTGGCCGAGGTGGTGCGCTGGACCTGGAAGGTCAAGCTGTACAACCACCTGGAAACCGACCTGCTCGGCGAGTTGCGCGAGAAGGCCGAGGACGAGGCGATTTCCGTGTTCGCCCGCAACCTGCACGACCTGCTGCTGGCCGCCCCGGCCGGCCCGCGCGCCACCCTGGCGCTCGACCCGGGCCTGCGCACCGGCTGCAAGGTGGCCGTGGTCGATGCCACCGGCAAGGTGCTGGAGACCACCACCGTCTACCCGCACGCCCCGCGCAACGACTGGGACGGCACCCTGGCGATCCTCGCCAGGCTGTGCGCCAAGCATGGCGTCGACCTGATTTCCATCGGCAACGGCACCGCCAGCCGCGAAACCGACAAGCTGGCCGCCGAGCTGATCAAGAAGGTGCCGGATCTCAAGCTGACCAAGGTGATGGTCTCCGAGGCCGGCGCCTCGGTGTACTCGGCCTCGGAACTGGCCGCCCGCGAATTCCCCGATCTCGACGTATCGCTGCGCGGCGCAGTAAGCATCGCCCGCCGCCTGCAGGACCCGCTGGCCGAACTGGTGAAGATCGACCCGAAATCCATCGGCGTCGGCCAGTACCAGCACGACGTGTCGCAGCTCAAGCTGGCGCGCAGCCTGGACGCCGTGGTCGAGGACTGCGTGAACGCCGTCGGCGTGGACGTCAACACCGCCTCCGCCGCCCTGCTGGCGCGTATTTCTGGTCTCAACGCGACCCTGGCGCAGAACATCGTGCAGTACCGCGATGCCAATGGCGCCTTCCGCAGCCGCGCCGAGCTGAAGAAGGTGCCGCGCCTGGGCGAGAAGACCTTCGAGCAGGCCGCCGGCTTCCTCCGTGTAATGAACGGCGACAACCCGCTGGACGCCTCCGCCGTGCACCCGGAAACCTACCCGCTGGTCGAACGCATCGCCCAGGACACCGGCCGCGACATCCGCTCGCTGATCGGCGACTCGGCGTTCCTCAAGCGCCTCGATCCGGCCAAATTCACCGACGAGCGCTTCGGCCTGCTCACCGTCGGCGACATCCTCAAGGAACTGGACAAGCCCGGTCGCGACCCGCGCCCGGAGTTCAAGACCGCCGAGTTCCAGGAAGGCGTGGAGACCCTCGCCGACCTCAAGCTGGGCATGGTCCTCGAAGGTGTGGTGACCAACGTCACCAACTTCGGCGCCTTCGTCGACATCGGCGTGCACCAGGACGGTCTGGTGCACATCAGCGCGCTGTCGGAAAAATTCATCAAGGACCCGCACGAGGCAGTCAAGGCCGGCGACGTGGTCAAAGTCAAGGTGATGGAAGTGGACATTCCGCGTAACCGCATCGCCCTGTCCATGCGCATGGGCGACACCCCCGGCGAGAAGGTCGAGGGTGCGCGTGGCGGCCAGTCACGCGGTGGCAACCGTGGTGGCAACACGCCTCGCAGCGAGCGCCATTCCAGCCATGACAAACCAGCACCAGCCACCGGCGGCATGGCCGCCCTGTTCGCCAACGCCAAGCAGTTGAAGAAATGAGCACGACAGATAACGTAGGCACCGCCAGCGCCTTTTCCCGCCTGCTCGGCCTGGAGTTTCTCCAGGTCGGCGGCGGCGAGGCGCGCGTGCGCCTGACCCTTACCGACGAACTGCGCAACCTGCACGGCAAGCTGCACGGCGGTGCGCTGTTCTCGCTGATCGACACCGCCATGGGCCAGGCCAGCCACAGCCTGAGCAATGGCGAGGCAAGCACCGTCACCCTCGAATGCAAGATCAACTACATCCGCCCGGTTTCCGAGGGCAGCGTGCTGTGCCACGCCAAGGTGCTGCATGCAGGGCGCCGTACCCAGGTGGTGGAAGCCGAAGTACTGCAGGGCGACAAGCTGGTCGCCAAGGCGCAAGGCACCTTCGCCTGCGTGTAATCGGCCGGGCGCGAAGTCGTCTAATGTGGCCATGACATCGCCCCTTGCAGAGTGCGGGGGCGATCCCCATATTGTGGCGACTGCCCAGTTAGGAACTGCATCTTGAGCGATCTTCTCTCCCGCCGCCTGGCCCAGCTCGGCGAGCCGGCCAACCTGCCCCTGCTGGGTGAATGCCTGCACGGCATCGAGCGCGAATGCCTGCGCGTCGATCGCGAGGGTCAGCTGGCCCTGACCCCGCATCCGCAGGCACTGGGCTCGGCACTGACCCATGCGCAGATCACCACCGACTATTCCGAGTCGCTGCTGGAGTTCATCACCGGCACGGCCACCGATCCCGCCGCCACCCTTGCGGAACTGGAAGACATCCACCGCTTCACCTACGACAAGCTCGATGGCGAACTGCTATGGAGCCCGTCGATGCCCTGCGCGCTGCCGGACGAAGAGACCATCCCCATCGCCCGCTACGGCAGCTCCAACATCGGTCGCCTCAAGTACGTGTACCGCAAGGGCCTGGCACTGCGTTACGGCAAGACCATGCAGTGCATCGCCGGCATCCACTACAACTTCTCCCTGCCCGAAGGGCTGTGGCAGTTGCAGCAAAGGAGCGAAGGCAATACGCAGAGCCCGCGCGACTACCAGTCGACACGCTATATCTCGCTGATCCGCAATTTCCGCCGCTACAGCTGGCTGCTGATGTACCTGTTCGGCGCCTCGCCGGCGCTGGACAAGGGCTTCATGCGTGGCCGCCCGCACCATTTGCAGGAGCTGGACGACAGCACCCTGTATCTGCCCTATGCCACCAGCCTGCGCATGAGCGACCTGGGCTACCAGAGCGGCGCGCAATCGGGCCTGACGCCCTGCTACAACGACCTGGCCAGCTATACCGACAGCCTGCGTCTGGCTGTCGGCACACCCTACCCGGCCTATGTCGAGATGGGCACCAAGCGCGGCGACGAATGGCTGCAGCTCAATACCAACATCCTGCAGATCGAGAACGAGTACTACTCGAGCATCCGCCCGAAACGCGTGACCCGCAGCGGCGAGAGACCGATCCAGGCGCTGATGAGCCGTGGCGTGCAGTACGTGGAAGTACGCTGCCTGGACATCAACCCCTTCCTGCCGCTGGGCATCGACGAGGCGCAGGCGCGCTTCATCGATGCGTTCCTGCTGTACTGCGCGCTGGAAGACAGCCCGCTGCTGGAAAACGGCGAGTGCAGCAGCTGCACCAGCAACTTCCTCAAGGTGGTCAAGGAAGGCCGCCGCCCCGGTCTGCATCTGCAGAAGGGCAAGCAGCAGGTGGAACTCAAGGTCTGGGCCAGCGAGCTGCTCGAACGCATCCTGCCGCTGGCCGAACTGCTCGATCGCAGCCAGGGCCGTGGCGTGCATGTCGAGGCACTGGCGCAACAGCAGGCCAAGGTCGCCGACGCGGAGATGACCCCCTCGGCACAGATACTGGCGATTCTGCGTCAGGGCCAGAGCTTCACCGACTTCGCCCTGCAACAGAGCCTGCGCCACGCCGAGTACTTCCGCGCGCAACCGCTCAGTGCGCAAAAGCAGCAGGTCTTCGAGAAGGCCGCGCATGTCTCGCTGGCCGAGCAGGCGGAGCTGGAAGCGCAGCCCAGAGGCGATTTCGACGCCTTCGTCGCGGCCTACCAGGCAAGCATCCTGGCGCTGGCGGTATAGCCGTAGCGCCCAGGGATGGCCCGCCACAAACCGTCGACTCGCTCACAAAGCCAACCAGCGGAGCAAAACCCGGGATAGGCGGCCACTCCCCGGGCCGCCGGGCAAGCTAGCATTGCCGGGTGACTGACGACAGACGAGCAGCGCCCCATGGCCGAAGACGCCACGCCGCAATGGAGCCTGGAGAGCCTGACCAAGGCCTATCAGCAAGGCTATATGGTCGGGCTCACCGGCCAGCCCAGAACCCGCCAGCCCTATCCTGACGAAATCCCTGCAGCAGCCTGGGAGGCCGGCTGGGACGACGGTTTCGAGCAGATGCGCCTGCAGCAGCAGAGCGCCTGAACCCCTGAACGCACCGCAGGAGGGGCTTCAGCCGCGAAGCTCGCGGATAAATCCGCTCCTACGGCTCCGGCATGCTCTCGCCCCGCCTACAAAGCCTTTTCGAACACCTTGGAATTACGCTGGTAGTTGTACAGCGACGCGCGCGCAGTGGGCATGCGCTCGACGGAGCTCGGCTGGAAGCCGCGCTCGCGGAACCAGTGCGCGGTACGGGTGGTGAGCACGAACAGGGTCTTGATCCCCTGCGCCCGCGCCCTGGCCTCGATGCGCGCCAGCAGCTCGTCGCCACGACCGCCATGGCGGTAGTCGGGGTTGACCGCCAGACAGGCCAGCTCGCCGCAGTCGGAATCGGCGATGGGATACAGCGCCGCACAGGCGATGATCAGCCCTTCGCGCTCGACGATGCTGAACTGCTCGATCTCGCGCTCCAGCACTTCCCGTGAGCGACGCACCAGAATGCCCTGCTCTTCCAGCGGTCTGATCAGCTCGATCAGCCCGCCGACATCCTCGATGGTCGCCTCGCGCAGCGACTCGAACTGCTCCTGCGCCACCAGTGTGCCGTTGCCGGTACGGGTGAACAGCTCGCTGAGCAATGCCCCATCGGTGGCGTAGCTGACGATATGGCTGCGCTTGACGCCGCCACGGCAGGCCTCGGCGGCAGCATCGAGCAACTCGCCCTGATAGTTGCTACCCAGGCGCGCCAGATGCGCCGGCACCTGCTGCGGACGCAGCTCGCGCACCAGATTGCCGCTCTCATCGAGCAGGCCGTCCTCGGCACCGAACAGCAGCAGCTTGTCGGCACCCAGGTCGATGGCGGCGCGGGTAGCGACGTCCTCGCAGGCCAGGTTGAAGATTTCCCCGGTGGGCGAATAGCCCAGCGGCGACAACAGCACGATGCTGCGTTCGTCGAGCTGACGGTTGATGCCCTTGCGGTCGATGCGCCGCACTTCGCCGGTGTGGTGATAGTCGATGCCATCGAGCACGCCGATCGGCCGTGCGGTGACGAAGTTGCCACTGGTCAGTCGCAGACGCGAGCCCTGCATCGGCGAGGCGGCCATGTCCATCGACAGGCGCGCCTCGATGGCGATGCGCAGCTGGCCAACGGCATCGATCACGCACTCCAGGGTCTGCGCATCGGTGATGCGCAGGTCGCGATGATAGTGCGGCGTCAGACCGCGGGCAGCGAGACGCGCCTCGATCTGGGGGCGCGAACCGTGCACCAGCACCAGGCGCACGCCAAGGCTGTGCAGGAGCACCAGATCGTGGACGATATTGGCGAAGTTCGGGTGGGCAACACCCTCGCCCGGCAGCATGACCACGAAGGTGCAGTCACGGTGGGCGTTGATGTAGGGCGAAGCGTGGCGTAGCCAGTTGACGTAGTCGTGCATGAGCAATCCATTAACGTAGAGACGTAGGACGGCAGGGCCGTCATGTTCGGTCGGCAGGTCGGTCTCATCGTCGCAGCACGTCTTCGCTCCGGGTCAGGCAGTAGTGTTGGATCAGTTGGCGCAGCAGCGCCACGGTTGGTTCGATACGGGCCAGTTCCAGGTGTTCCCCTGGCTGGTGCGCGCAGTCGATATCGCCAGGGCCGAGCACCAGCGTCTCGCAGCCAAGGCGCTGAAGATAAGGCGCCTCGGTGCCGAATGCCACTGCCTGCGCGCTGTGTCCGGTAAGACGCTCGGCCAAGCGCACCAGCTCGGCATCGGCGTGCTGCTCGAATGGCGGCACTTCAGGGAACAGCGGGCCATAGTCGATGCGCACCTGATGCTTGAGCGCCAGCGGCTGCAACTTGCCACGAATGGCCTCGCGCAGCTGCTCCGGGTCCATGCCCGGCAGCGGGCGCAGGTCGAACTCCAGCGCACACTGGCCGCAGATGCGGTTGGGATTGTCGCCACCATGGATGCAGCCGAGGTTCAGCGTCGGCTGCGGCACGCCGAACTGCGGGTTGTTGAAC
The sequence above is drawn from the Pseudomonas sp. Z8(2022) genome and encodes:
- a CDS encoding Tex family protein, which codes for MDSINNRIANELGVRPQQVAAAVALLDEGSTVPFIARYRKEVTGSLDDTQLRHLEERLRYLRELDERRVAILASIEEQGKLTPELKREIDLADTKTRLEDLYLPYKQKRRTKGQIALEAGLGELADALFNDPSLTPEQEAERFIDAEKGFADVKAVLEGAKYILMERFAEDAALLDKLRSFLKDNATLSARVVPGKENEGAKFSDYFEHDELLKGVPSHRALAIFRGRNEGILSASLKVGEELPGTLHPCELMIGERFGLANQGRAADKWLAEVVRWTWKVKLYNHLETDLLGELREKAEDEAISVFARNLHDLLLAAPAGPRATLALDPGLRTGCKVAVVDATGKVLETTTVYPHAPRNDWDGTLAILARLCAKHGVDLISIGNGTASRETDKLAAELIKKVPDLKLTKVMVSEAGASVYSASELAAREFPDLDVSLRGAVSIARRLQDPLAELVKIDPKSIGVGQYQHDVSQLKLARSLDAVVEDCVNAVGVDVNTASAALLARISGLNATLAQNIVQYRDANGAFRSRAELKKVPRLGEKTFEQAAGFLRVMNGDNPLDASAVHPETYPLVERIAQDTGRDIRSLIGDSAFLKRLDPAKFTDERFGLLTVGDILKELDKPGRDPRPEFKTAEFQEGVETLADLKLGMVLEGVVTNVTNFGAFVDIGVHQDGLVHISALSEKFIKDPHEAVKAGDVVKVKVMEVDIPRNRIALSMRMGDTPGEKVEGARGGQSRGGNRGGNTPRSERHSSHDKPAPATGGMAALFANAKQLKK
- a CDS encoding PaaI family thioesterase is translated as MSTTDNVGTASAFSRLLGLEFLQVGGGEARVRLTLTDELRNLHGKLHGGALFSLIDTAMGQASHSLSNGEASTVTLECKINYIRPVSEGSVLCHAKVLHAGRRTQVVEAEVLQGDKLVAKAQGTFACV
- the gshA gene encoding glutamate--cysteine ligase produces the protein MSDLLSRRLAQLGEPANLPLLGECLHGIERECLRVDREGQLALTPHPQALGSALTHAQITTDYSESLLEFITGTATDPAATLAELEDIHRFTYDKLDGELLWSPSMPCALPDEETIPIARYGSSNIGRLKYVYRKGLALRYGKTMQCIAGIHYNFSLPEGLWQLQQRSEGNTQSPRDYQSTRYISLIRNFRRYSWLLMYLFGASPALDKGFMRGRPHHLQELDDSTLYLPYATSLRMSDLGYQSGAQSGLTPCYNDLASYTDSLRLAVGTPYPAYVEMGTKRGDEWLQLNTNILQIENEYYSSIRPKRVTRSGERPIQALMSRGVQYVEVRCLDINPFLPLGIDEAQARFIDAFLLYCALEDSPLLENGECSSCTSNFLKVVKEGRRPGLHLQKGKQQVELKVWASELLERILPLAELLDRSQGRGVHVEALAQQQAKVADAEMTPSAQILAILRQGQSFTDFALQQSLRHAEYFRAQPLSAQKQQVFEKAAHVSLAEQAELEAQPRGDFDAFVAAYQASILALAV
- the rmf gene encoding ribosome modulation factor; protein product: MAEDATPQWSLESLTKAYQQGYMVGLTGQPRTRQPYPDEIPAAAWEAGWDDGFEQMRLQQQSA
- the argA gene encoding amino-acid N-acetyltransferase encodes the protein MHDYVNWLRHASPYINAHRDCTFVVMLPGEGVAHPNFANIVHDLVLLHSLGVRLVLVHGSRPQIEARLAARGLTPHYHRDLRITDAQTLECVIDAVGQLRIAIEARLSMDMAASPMQGSRLRLTSGNFVTARPIGVLDGIDYHHTGEVRRIDRKGINRQLDERSIVLLSPLGYSPTGEIFNLACEDVATRAAIDLGADKLLLFGAEDGLLDESGNLVRELRPQQVPAHLARLGSNYQGELLDAAAEACRGGVKRSHIVSYATDGALLSELFTRTGNGTLVAQEQFESLREATIEDVGGLIELIRPLEEQGILVRRSREVLEREIEQFSIVEREGLIIACAALYPIADSDCGELACLAVNPDYRHGGRGDELLARIEARARAQGIKTLFVLTTRTAHWFRERGFQPSSVERMPTARASLYNYQRNSKVFEKAL